One window from the genome of Myxococcales bacterium encodes:
- a CDS encoding serine/threonine protein kinase, with protein sequence MSTKSKDLPTAAITSHTGDSNEGGEHTSAVGPEASETGQRLLTSEASQSFAEPGAGNTGPSIALPAPKSAPLRPLPSGSPGASGTMKAADGGPVPVALPTPAAPPGPGARSRNPGNSLPSLHSLPSANSLSHNKSMTMAAAKAPLEQQANIEYVGRFEVIRELGRGGMGRVVLARDPNLGRKVAIKLLLNADERFMSRFEAEARTTAQCLHENIVIIHEFGKHNGSPFMVLEFLEGKPLNKIIEEEKQLAPERVWGLAVSIAKALKRAHEFGIVHRDLKPANIFVTNDGTLKVLDFGIAKLFQEEDAPTGMQQIDISDMEHTYMTFASQGVVGTLRYMSPEQWGAAPVDSRTDLWAFGIIMFRLLTNRHPFETLNQDQLRVEVLDQDKPVPSLREFMPKCPEALVRIVDKCLRKDWNKRYASAGEVLRDLENSKEAICDFEVADSNDFWQHQQAQQLGAEVDLGALDQSAAQLDVISLRRAMQPGVTRTPHTMIPGVAGKPGRGDPSSAGMMLPGEATSLTLAPQAKSAREAKMSAPPLVSAVVQTVGGEAAKDGSLQLVLTAVASVIAGLLIALVLRGGAAWAIAKWYPVAPGWSLTVLLAVAWIGGGWWAWQKTDRWR encoded by the coding sequence ATGAGCACGAAATCGAAAGATTTGCCGACCGCCGCAATCACCAGCCACACGGGCGATTCAAACGAAGGCGGCGAGCACACCAGCGCCGTTGGGCCGGAAGCCTCTGAGACCGGCCAGCGCTTGCTTACCAGCGAGGCCTCACAGTCCTTCGCTGAGCCAGGCGCCGGCAACACCGGACCATCGATCGCGCTGCCAGCACCAAAGAGCGCGCCGCTGCGCCCGCTGCCGAGCGGCTCGCCTGGGGCCTCCGGTACCATGAAGGCGGCCGACGGAGGTCCCGTGCCGGTGGCGCTGCCAACGCCCGCCGCACCGCCGGGACCGGGCGCGCGCAGCCGCAATCCAGGCAACTCGCTGCCGTCGCTTCATTCGCTGCCCAGCGCAAATTCGTTGTCGCACAACAAATCCATGACGATGGCGGCGGCCAAGGCGCCGCTGGAGCAACAAGCCAACATCGAATATGTGGGCCGCTTTGAGGTCATCCGCGAGCTCGGTCGCGGCGGCATGGGTCGCGTCGTGCTGGCGCGCGATCCCAACCTGGGGCGCAAGGTGGCGATCAAGCTCCTGCTAAACGCCGACGAGCGTTTTATGTCGCGGTTTGAAGCCGAGGCGCGCACCACGGCGCAGTGCCTGCACGAGAACATCGTCATCATTCATGAATTTGGCAAGCACAACGGCTCGCCGTTTATGGTGCTCGAATTTCTGGAAGGCAAGCCCCTCAACAAGATCATCGAAGAAGAGAAACAACTGGCACCAGAACGCGTCTGGGGCCTCGCCGTGTCGATCGCGAAGGCACTCAAGCGCGCCCACGAATTCGGCATCGTCCATCGTGATCTCAAGCCCGCCAATATTTTCGTCACCAATGACGGGACGCTAAAAGTACTTGATTTTGGCATCGCCAAGCTGTTTCAGGAAGAAGACGCGCCGACGGGCATGCAACAGATTGACATCTCCGACATGGAGCATACGTACATGACGTTTGCTAGCCAGGGCGTGGTGGGGACGTTGCGCTACATGTCTCCGGAGCAGTGGGGCGCGGCGCCGGTCGACTCGCGCACCGACCTCTGGGCGTTTGGCATCATCATGTTTCGCCTGCTCACCAATCGCCACCCATTTGAAACGCTCAACCAAGATCAGCTGCGCGTCGAGGTGCTCGATCAAGACAAGCCGGTGCCCTCGCTGCGCGAATTCATGCCTAAGTGCCCCGAGGCGTTGGTGCGCATCGTCGACAAATGCCTGCGCAAGGACTGGAACAAGCGCTACGCCTCGGCCGGCGAGGTGTTACGCGATCTCGAGAACAGCAAAGAGGCGATCTGCGACTTTGAGGTCGCCGACAGCAACGATTTTTGGCAGCACCAGCAGGCGCAGCAACTTGGCGCCGAAGTCGATCTTGGTGCGCTCGACCAGAGCGCCGCGCAACTCGACGTCATCTCGCTGCGCCGGGCGATGCAACCAGGCGTGACCCGTACGCCGCACACGATGATCCCAGGCGTCGCTGGCAAGCCAGGCCGCGGCGACCCTTCCAGCGCCGGCATGATGCTGCCAGGCGAGGCCACCTCGTTGACGCTGGCGCCTCAGGCTAAATCCGCGCGAGAAGCCAAGATGTCGGCGCCACCCCTGGTGAGCGCGGTGGTTCAAACCGTCGGTGGGGAGGCCGCGAAGGATGGTTCGCTTCAACTTGTGCTCACCGCGGTCGCCTCGGTCATCGCCGGGCTGCTCATCGCGTTGGTCTTGCGCGGCGGCGCGGCGTGGGCGATCGCGAAATGGTATCCCGTGGCGCCCGGCTGGAGTCTCACGGTGTTGCTGGCCGTGGCGTGGATCGGCGGCGGGTGGTGGGCGTGGCAAAAAACTGACCGCTGGCGCTAG
- a CDS encoding protein kinase, whose amino-acid sequence MSACLRCASPLASEAQFCPHCGTSVRALSEAGTADGKLIDGRYAIRSRIGAGGSGTVYLADHIHLGKKVAIKAMHKDLLTDALALERFRREATMVGELTNPHIVQVFDYGRLPDGRVYLAMEYLEGESLQAMLARLGRVSVDQTIDVLLQACEALGEAHSLGYVHRDLRPKNLFLSRRATESNFLKVLDFGLAKAVDLTQTAAHTTLGLTFGDPRYMSPEQAKGLAVDQRSDLYQLGCVAYEMLTGAPPFHGAGVFEVLAKHATEAPSPLVVHRPDVPPALETIIMRLLAKAQADRFATASQLAEALRASLPAASARLAASRVASTSADAPPAHVPAAMAKPSAAPSPKPLGTSQAWYNAGDVLATDGGLSERISLDEVAASFSLNLADGRRRQKLILLVSLLASAAIAAGIVLWFVGRSSPAARKSARPDVAMQSPPISVAPSVVMDAAPADSVMVSPPASPPESLTAPSEPTAKGQAKPSATTAESKPVAPDNSPDAPTTPATPSTPLTLDIPSELARAQVELATGDLDTAEQRLGQVIAAAPRSAPAHVLLGETHLARGAFALAAEAFKAALRIDPENARARRGYATAESKLNQRLTKSPKSLKSRRRPRHRCRLPMRHLLHRCRPRTHRRRLLYRPAPQRRKCARLFPFTVATRWRRRCLAIFRWRRPTRRRRAMAGAKANRAV is encoded by the coding sequence ATGTCTGCTTGCCTGCGCTGCGCCTCGCCACTTGCGTCCGAGGCGCAATTTTGCCCGCATTGCGGCACGTCGGTCCGCGCGCTCAGCGAGGCCGGTACCGCCGATGGCAAGCTCATCGATGGCCGCTATGCCATTCGCAGCCGGATCGGCGCTGGCGGCAGCGGCACGGTGTATCTTGCCGATCACATTCATCTCGGAAAAAAAGTCGCGATCAAGGCGATGCACAAGGATTTGCTCACCGACGCGCTCGCGCTCGAGCGCTTTCGCCGCGAGGCAACCATGGTGGGCGAGCTGACCAATCCCCATATCGTGCAAGTGTTCGACTATGGCCGCCTGCCCGATGGCCGCGTCTATTTGGCCATGGAATATCTTGAGGGCGAGAGCCTGCAGGCCATGCTCGCGCGGCTCGGTCGCGTTTCGGTCGATCAAACGATCGATGTCTTATTGCAGGCCTGCGAGGCGCTCGGCGAGGCGCATTCGCTTGGCTATGTGCATCGCGATCTGCGGCCTAAAAACTTGTTTCTCTCGCGGCGCGCGACGGAATCTAATTTTCTCAAGGTGCTCGATTTTGGCCTCGCCAAGGCGGTGGATCTCACGCAAACGGCGGCGCACACCACCCTCGGCCTCACCTTTGGCGATCCACGGTATATGTCGCCAGAACAGGCCAAGGGCCTCGCGGTTGACCAACGCAGTGACCTCTACCAATTGGGATGCGTCGCCTATGAAATGCTGACCGGTGCGCCGCCGTTTCATGGCGCAGGCGTCTTTGAGGTCTTGGCCAAGCACGCGACCGAAGCGCCCTCGCCGTTGGTGGTGCATCGACCCGACGTGCCCCCGGCGCTTGAGACCATCATTATGCGGTTGTTAGCCAAGGCGCAGGCCGACCGCTTTGCAACCGCGTCGCAGCTCGCTGAGGCGCTGCGCGCGAGCTTACCTGCCGCAAGCGCACGCCTAGCCGCCTCTCGCGTAGCGTCGACCTCGGCGGACGCACCGCCCGCGCATGTCCCTGCCGCCATGGCCAAGCCGTCTGCGGCACCCTCGCCAAAACCCTTGGGCACGTCGCAAGCCTGGTACAATGCCGGCGACGTGCTCGCAACAGATGGTGGACTGAGCGAGCGCATCAGCCTCGATGAGGTTGCGGCTTCGTTTTCGCTAAATCTTGCCGACGGCCGGCGTCGCCAAAAGCTCATCTTGTTGGTGTCGCTGCTCGCCTCAGCCGCGATCGCCGCGGGCATCGTTCTTTGGTTCGTCGGCCGCTCATCGCCTGCCGCGCGCAAAAGCGCTCGACCCGATGTGGCGATGCAGTCGCCCCCAATTTCGGTGGCTCCCTCCGTCGTAATGGACGCCGCGCCGGCAGATTCGGTTATGGTGAGTCCGCCTGCGAGCCCACCCGAATCGCTGACGGCACCCAGCGAGCCAACCGCCAAAGGGCAAGCGAAGCCAAGTGCTACCACCGCCGAGAGCAAGCCTGTCGCTCCGGATAACTCGCCAGACGCGCCTACCACGCCGGCCACGCCAAGCACGCCACTTACCTTGGACATTCCCAGCGAGCTTGCGCGTGCGCAGGTCGAGTTAGCAACGGGCGACCTCGACACGGCCGAGCAGCGGCTTGGGCAGGTTATCGCCGCCGCACCGCGATCAGCACCGGCGCATGTCCTCCTTGGCGAAACACATTTAGCGCGCGGCGCCTTTGCGCTGGCCGCCGAGGCCTTCAAGGCGGCGCTGAGAATCGATCCTGAAAATGCGCGCGCACGTCGTGGCTATGCGACCGCGGAAAGCAAGCTGAACCAGCGATTGACGAAGAGCCCGAAGTCATTGAAGAGCCGCCGCCGGCCGCGCCATCGGTGCCGCCTGCCGATGCGCCACCTGCTGCATCGGTGCCGCCCGCGAACCCACCGCCGCCGCCTGCTTTATCGCCCAGCGCCTCAACGCCGTAAGTGTGCCCGCCTATTTCCGTTTACCGTTGCCACGCGGTGGCGCCGCAGGTGCCTCGCGATCTTTCGTTGGCGCCGCCCAACTCGTCGACGTCGAGCGATGGCTGGTGCCAAGGCGAATCGAGCGGTGTGA
- a CDS encoding CDP-alcohol phosphatidyltransferase family protein has translation MPPGRPWITANMVTVARLIPMPVLAWALYQQNTTALWICLVVGTLVGCTDFVDGYLARKQGPTVLGGLLDPMADKIFVALVYAPFADIGFAPAWACALIFVREFAVTALRSSYERRALTMKTSYLAKVKTWTQMQALAMLVLLALLKDDLSMRVILWIGVIAPLVALAGLWLIKKRFWPGAVVMSAMVGGLLATYEAAGYEWAAYYILITVVVVTWLSGGDYLMASWRSLRGRGDIDRFDLVRMVAALAIPVLVFIALELSPRVVSPSSWALLAVLAAELSVGGLDNLLAHHKAASRALVWGARTLTVALLLLLALLLPAWGTSLFYAAAVVSLVGVAGEFWRGRHYYLDSKLRHAPLV, from the coding sequence ATGCCGCCCGGACGCCCGTGGATTACCGCCAACATGGTGACCGTGGCGCGGCTGATTCCCATGCCCGTGTTGGCGTGGGCGCTCTATCAACAAAACACCACGGCGCTGTGGATCTGCCTGGTGGTCGGCACCCTGGTCGGCTGCACCGATTTCGTCGATGGCTACCTCGCGCGCAAGCAGGGCCCGACGGTGCTGGGCGGCCTGCTTGACCCTATGGCCGACAAGATCTTTGTGGCGCTGGTCTACGCGCCCTTTGCCGATATTGGCTTTGCGCCGGCGTGGGCCTGCGCGCTCATTTTTGTCCGCGAGTTTGCGGTGACGGCGCTGCGATCATCATACGAACGCCGCGCGCTGACGATGAAGACGTCGTATCTCGCCAAGGTCAAGACGTGGACCCAGATGCAGGCGCTCGCCATGTTGGTGCTGCTCGCCCTGCTCAAGGATGATCTCTCCATGCGCGTGATCTTGTGGATCGGCGTCATCGCGCCCCTGGTCGCGCTGGCCGGCCTGTGGCTCATCAAGAAGCGATTTTGGCCTGGCGCCGTGGTGATGAGCGCCATGGTCGGGGGCCTGCTCGCCACGTACGAAGCCGCGGGCTACGAATGGGCCGCTTATTATATCTTGATTACGGTCGTCGTCGTGACTTGGCTCTCGGGCGGCGACTACCTGATGGCGAGCTGGCGTTCGCTGCGCGGCCGCGGCGACATCGATCGCTTTGATCTCGTGCGCATGGTGGCTGCCTTGGCGATTCCAGTGCTCGTGTTCATAGCGCTCGAACTCTCGCCGCGGGTGGTGTCGCCCTCTTCGTGGGCGCTGCTGGCCGTGCTCGCCGCCGAGCTGTCGGTGGGCGGCCTCGACAATCTCCTAGCGCACCACAAGGCGGCAAGCCGCGCCTTGGTGTGGGGCGCGCGCACGCTGACGGTCGCCCTGCTGCTGCTGCTGGCGCTGCTGCTACCCGCATGGGGCACCTCGTTGTTCTATGCCGCGGCGGTGGTGTCGCTGGTCGGCGTCGCCGGTGAGTTCTGGCGCGGCCGCCATTATTACCTCGATAGCAAGTTGCGCCACGCGCCCTTGGTGTAA
- a CDS encoding helix-turn-helix transcriptional regulator, with amino-acid sequence MESSSAVRSLAALAQASRLAVFRALVQAGPGGMTAGAIARETAVAPSALSFHLKELSHAGLVHAAPRGRFIDYAANFAAMNQLLAFLTENCCGGASCAPAGKSKNKADCAPKRKRNS; translated from the coding sequence ATGGAATCAAGCAGTGCAGTGCGATCGCTCGCCGCCCTTGCCCAGGCGTCGCGGCTGGCGGTGTTTCGCGCCTTGGTGCAGGCGGGGCCGGGTGGGATGACGGCCGGCGCGATTGCGCGCGAAACTGCCGTGGCGCCTTCTGCCTTGTCGTTTCACCTAAAAGAGCTTAGCCACGCTGGGCTTGTGCATGCCGCGCCGCGCGGGCGCTTCATCGACTACGCGGCCAACTTTGCCGCGATGAACCAGCTCCTCGCCTTTCTCACCGAAAACTGCTGTGGCGGCGCGTCTTGCGCTCCCGCGGGGAAATCCAAAAACAAAGCCGACTGCGCCCCCAAACGAAAGAGGAACTCATGA
- a CDS encoding VOC family protein: MKRLHVHVAVDQLTTSIAFYEAMFGAPPTVRKPDYAKWMLEDPRVNFAISQRGATPGLDHLGIQVESAEELAEMQARLATLATPITSEAATTCCYAKADKHWVTDAQGIAWETFHTLDSAPTFGADARTVAANAGSIGAAASCATDASCCAPRQGVAPSAAAPATKSCC; the protein is encoded by the coding sequence ATGAAACGTCTCCATGTCCACGTCGCCGTCGATCAACTCACGACCAGCATCGCCTTTTACGAGGCGATGTTTGGCGCGCCGCCCACCGTGCGCAAGCCCGACTATGCCAAGTGGATGCTCGAAGACCCGCGCGTAAATTTTGCCATCTCGCAACGCGGCGCCACGCCCGGCCTTGACCATCTCGGCATCCAAGTTGAGTCCGCCGAGGAGCTGGCCGAGATGCAAGCGCGCCTCGCCACCTTGGCGACGCCGATCACCAGCGAGGCAGCGACGACGTGCTGTTACGCCAAGGCCGACAAGCATTGGGTGACCGATGCGCAGGGCATTGCGTGGGAGACCTTTCACACGCTCGACAGCGCGCCGACGTTTGGCGCCGATGCGCGCACCGTCGCGGCCAACGCTGGGTCCATTGGCGCCGCCGCGAGTTGTGCGACGGATGCGAGTTGTTGTGCACCAAGGCAGGGCGTAGCGCCGTCCGCTGCCGCACCCGCGACCAAAAGCTGCTGTTAG
- a CDS encoding caspase family protein, which translates to MTKRLLVLLFMVGAATGARAEVVRFAVIVGNNQGEADEGNLRFAEADAEKMRDLLLDLGDFRHENIVLMQGESATAVRQAIVATNDRIRALPDAAQAVLLVYYSGHADARELHLGRSGLAVRELEQLVSGSAAGMRLLIVDACRSGSLTRVKGGTKAPAFDIVMDERLAARGAVALTSSSASEDAQESDALAGSFFTHYLVSGALGAADANGDDVVSLAEAYRYAYEHTLRASSKTLAGLQHPTFRYDVAGYGDFVFTRLGRSASHRGRLAFPKGRSYLVLKGDAEGQVIGEIGLHDAQRTISVRPGNYFIRGRGQAYLLEGRVVAVAAQRTQIDDGALEKIAYARLVRKGGVLPRVATAFVSGALHTAGANAARPCVGGDLGYGVAWPSLEFALLAGGCRSSFDTSTLRATVSELRLSARVAYAWDRRAFTLAPYLGVGGGVLRQQFSTRGEAPTRHSAFGRVDAGVTVRRQLAGAIYGFVDASVQTYLFRQQAHADALRADTSLNVALGVGAWF; encoded by the coding sequence GTGACTAAACGCTTGCTCGTGCTGCTATTTATGGTGGGCGCGGCGACAGGGGCGCGTGCCGAGGTAGTGCGCTTTGCGGTCATCGTCGGCAACAACCAGGGCGAGGCCGACGAGGGCAATCTGCGCTTTGCCGAGGCCGACGCCGAGAAAATGCGCGACCTGCTGCTCGACCTCGGCGATTTTCGCCACGAAAACATTGTGCTGATGCAAGGCGAGTCCGCAACCGCGGTGCGCCAGGCCATCGTCGCCACCAACGATCGCATCCGCGCCCTGCCCGACGCGGCGCAGGCGGTGTTGCTCGTCTACTACTCTGGCCACGCCGATGCGCGCGAGCTCCACCTGGGGCGCAGCGGGCTAGCGGTGCGCGAGCTCGAGCAACTCGTCTCCGGCAGCGCGGCCGGCATGCGGCTATTGATCGTCGACGCGTGTCGGTCGGGGTCGCTGACGCGGGTCAAGGGTGGCACCAAGGCGCCCGCCTTTGACATCGTCATGGACGAACGGCTCGCCGCGCGCGGTGCCGTAGCGCTAACCTCGAGCTCGGCCAGCGAGGATGCCCAAGAATCTGACGCGCTCGCCGGCTCATTTTTTACGCACTACCTGGTTTCCGGTGCGCTCGGCGCCGCCGATGCCAATGGCGACGATGTGGTAAGCCTGGCCGAGGCGTATCGCTATGCCTACGAACACACGCTGCGCGCCTCGAGCAAGACGCTGGCGGGGCTGCAGCATCCGACGTTTCGCTATGACGTCGCCGGCTATGGCGATTTTGTCTTTACCCGGCTAGGCCGCAGCGCGAGCCACCGTGGCCGCCTGGCCTTCCCCAAGGGTCGCAGCTACCTGGTGCTCAAGGGCGACGCCGAAGGCCAGGTGATCGGCGAAATCGGCCTGCACGACGCGCAGCGCACCATCAGCGTGCGCCCTGGCAACTACTTCATCCGCGGCCGCGGCCAGGCCTATCTGCTGGAGGGCCGTGTCGTCGCCGTCGCGGCGCAGCGAACGCAAATCGACGACGGCGCGCTCGAAAAAATCGCCTACGCGCGGCTCGTGCGCAAGGGCGGCGTGTTGCCGCGCGTGGCGACCGCGTTTGTCAGCGGCGCGCTGCATACGGCGGGCGCCAACGCGGCAAGGCCGTGCGTGGGTGGCGACCTCGGCTATGGCGTCGCTTGGCCGAGCCTAGAATTCGCTTTGCTCGCGGGCGGCTGTCGTTCGAGCTTTGACACCTCGACCCTGCGCGCCACGGTTTCGGAGCTGCGCCTCAGCGCGCGCGTTGCCTATGCATGGGATCGGCGCGCGTTCACCCTCGCGCCCTATCTCGGCGTGGGCGGCGGCGTGCTGCGGCAACAATTTTCGACGCGCGGCGAGGCGCCGACGCGCCACTCGGCCTTTGGCCGCGTCGACGCCGGCGTGACGGTGCGAAGGCAACTCGCGGGCGCCATCTACGGCTTTGTCGACGCCAGCGTTCAAACCTACTTGTTTCGCCAGCAAGCTCATGCCGACGCGCTGCGCGCCGACACCAGCCTGAACGTCGCGCTCGGCGTGGGCGCTTGGTTTTAG
- a CDS encoding sigma-70 family RNA polymerase sigma factor, with protein sequence MALDLHAVFANHGHVVLRRARQLLGTDADAEDAVQEIFMAMMEHPERFRGESTMTTYLYRVTTNHCLNRLRNQARRAELDSATMEGVNEIATATAPLTFDAKRVLARLPERLAQVAVHYYIDEMTHDEIAQVLGCSRRMVGKLVTKLQKEVVP encoded by the coding sequence TTGGCGCTGGATCTGCATGCCGTCTTTGCCAACCACGGCCACGTGGTGTTGCGGCGTGCGCGTCAACTGCTTGGCACAGATGCCGACGCCGAAGATGCGGTGCAAGAAATATTCATGGCGATGATGGAACATCCGGAGCGCTTTCGCGGCGAGAGCACCATGACCACCTATCTCTATCGCGTTACGACGAATCATTGCCTCAACCGCCTGCGCAACCAGGCCCGCCGCGCCGAGCTCGACAGCGCGACGATGGAAGGTGTCAATGAGATCGCGACGGCGACCGCGCCTCTTACCTTTGACGCCAAGCGCGTGCTGGCTCGCTTGCCCGAGCGGCTCGCCCAGGTCGCCGTGCACTATTACATCGACGAAATGACCCACGACGAGATTGCCCAGGTGCTGGGATGTTCGCGCCGCATGGTCGGTAAGCTGGTCACCAAACTACAAAAAGAGGTTGTGCCATGA
- a CDS encoding methionine adenosyltransferase, which translates to MSNFLFSSESVTEGHPDKLCDAVSDSVLDAILAEDPYARVACETFTKTGFVLVGGEITTTTYVDIPSIVRQAVKEIGYNGSDMGFDWQTCGVMTAIEQQSPDIARGVDRGDLAKQGAGDQGLMFGYACDETPELMPMPIQIAHKLAYRLAQVRKKKVGGIDWLRPDGKTQVSVRYMDGRPVAVEAIVVSTQHSPDVKLKDLQEAMREYVIAPIVPKNLITKATKFHINPTGRFVVGGPMGDSGLTGRKIIVDTYGGMARHGGGAFSGKDPSKVDRSAAYYARFIAKHVVAAGLATRCEVQLAYAIGVAEPVSMLVDTYGTGIVSDQQLSKAVSRVFDARPGLLIEELGLRKPIFRKTAAYGHFGREEPEFTWEKTPHLAKLKDAAGVKNGKATSGGKTPAGKPTLGGRKTAGNGKSMIASA; encoded by the coding sequence ATGTCCAACTTCTTGTTTTCCTCCGAATCGGTCACCGAAGGCCATCCCGATAAATTGTGCGATGCGGTTTCCGATTCCGTCCTCGACGCAATTTTGGCGGAAGATCCCTATGCGCGCGTCGCATGCGAGACCTTCACCAAGACCGGCTTCGTGCTGGTGGGCGGCGAGATCACGACGACGACGTATGTCGACATCCCCTCTATTGTCCGCCAAGCCGTCAAAGAGATTGGCTACAACGGCTCGGACATGGGCTTTGATTGGCAAACCTGTGGCGTCATGACCGCCATCGAGCAGCAGTCACCAGACATCGCGCGCGGCGTCGATCGCGGCGATTTGGCCAAGCAAGGCGCCGGCGACCAAGGCCTGATGTTTGGCTATGCCTGCGACGAAACGCCCGAGCTGATGCCGATGCCGATTCAAATCGCGCACAAGCTGGCATATCGCCTAGCGCAAGTTCGCAAGAAAAAAGTTGGCGGCATCGACTGGCTGCGCCCTGATGGCAAGACCCAGGTTTCGGTGCGCTACATGGACGGTCGGCCGGTTGCCGTTGAGGCCATTGTGGTCTCGACGCAACACTCGCCCGACGTCAAGCTCAAGGATCTGCAGGAAGCGATGCGCGAATATGTGATTGCGCCGATCGTGCCAAAGAATCTCATCACGAAGGCCACCAAGTTTCACATCAACCCAACCGGACGCTTTGTCGTCGGCGGGCCAATGGGCGACTCTGGCCTCACCGGCCGCAAGATCATCGTCGACACGTACGGCGGCATGGCGCGCCACGGCGGCGGCGCGTTCTCCGGCAAAGACCCATCCAAGGTCGATCGCTCGGCCGCATACTATGCGCGCTTCATTGCCAAGCATGTCGTTGCCGCGGGCCTGGCCACGCGCTGCGAGGTTCAACTCGCCTACGCCATCGGCGTCGCCGAGCCGGTTTCGATGTTGGTCGATACCTACGGCACTGGCATTGTCAGCGACCAGCAACTTTCCAAAGCCGTGTCGCGCGTGTTCGATGCGCGCCCGGGCCTGCTCATCGAAGAGCTCGGCCTGCGCAAGCCAATCTTCCGCAAGACCGCGGCCTACGGCCACTTTGGCCGCGAAGAGCCGGAGTTTACGTGGGAGAAAACCCCGCACCTCGCCAAGCTCAAAGACGCCGCTGGCGTCAAAAATGGCAAAGCGACCAGCGGCGGCAAAACGCCCGCCGGCAAGCCCACGCTCGGTGGCCGCAAGACCGCCGGCAATGGCAAGTCGATGATCGCCTCGGCGTAA
- the hisD gene encoding histidinol dehydrogenase yields the protein MSAEVETQVDAILRDVAARGDAAVQAYTERFDQRSPHAGSYEVPKASWAAKADAVAPEVKAAIALAAHRIERFHALSAAPHVPASATLTADGISLALHTVPLGRVGLYVPGGTARYPSSVLMTAIPARIAGVTDIIMVTPGASPETLFAAQLAGVTRIFEIGGAQAVGALAYGTATIPRVDKIVGPGNAWVAAAKRRVFGLVDIDSVAGPTEVLILADATAHPAWIAADMLAQAEHDTQAQAIAVVPTRALADAIAAELAAQLATLPRREIAAASLATKGAVIIAPQLDDAVAFANAYAAEHLSLHLDMTHARAIAARITNAGAIFIGQHACESAGDYLAGSNHVLPTGGSARFASPLGVYDFQKRVTHIEYTAEAAARDAAPINAFAQIEGLHAHGRAAMLRRR from the coding sequence ATGAGCGCCGAGGTTGAGACGCAGGTCGACGCCATTTTGCGCGACGTCGCGGCGCGGGGCGACGCCGCGGTGCAGGCGTATACCGAGCGGTTTGATCAGCGGTCGCCGCACGCTGGCAGCTATGAAGTTCCCAAGGCGAGCTGGGCCGCCAAGGCCGACGCCGTTGCGCCCGAGGTCAAGGCGGCTATCGCGCTGGCCGCGCACCGCATCGAGCGCTTTCACGCGCTGTCGGCCGCGCCGCATGTGCCAGCTTCTGCCACCTTAACCGCCGACGGAATTTCGCTCGCGCTGCACACTGTGCCGCTTGGCCGCGTAGGCTTATATGTACCGGGCGGCACCGCGCGTTATCCCTCCAGCGTGCTGATGACGGCAATTCCGGCGCGCATCGCGGGGGTTACCGACATTATCATGGTGACGCCGGGCGCCTCGCCGGAAACCCTGTTTGCGGCGCAACTTGCCGGGGTTACGCGTATCTTTGAAATTGGCGGCGCGCAGGCTGTGGGCGCCTTGGCCTACGGCACAGCGACCATCCCGCGGGTTGACAAGATCGTTGGGCCGGGGAACGCGTGGGTGGCCGCCGCCAAGCGTCGCGTGTTTGGCCTGGTCGATATCGATTCGGTTGCTGGCCCGACAGAGGTGTTGATTTTGGCCGATGCCACGGCGCACCCAGCGTGGATCGCCGCCGACATGTTGGCGCAGGCCGAGCACGACACGCAGGCGCAGGCCATCGCCGTGGTGCCCACGCGCGCGCTCGCCGACGCGATTGCCGCCGAGCTCGCGGCGCAGCTCGCAACGTTGCCAAGGCGCGAAATCGCAGCGGCGTCGCTCGCCACCAAAGGTGCGGTCATTATCGCGCCGCAACTCGACGACGCCGTGGCCTTTGCCAACGCCTACGCCGCCGAACATCTGAGCCTGCATCTTGACATGACCCACGCGCGCGCAATCGCCGCGCGCATCACCAACGCCGGCGCGATCTTTATTGGTCAGCACGCGTGTGAATCGGCTGGCGATTATCTCGCGGGATCGAATCATGTGTTGCCAACCGGAGGCTCGGCGCGGTTTGCCTCGCCGCTTGGCGTCTACGATTTTCAAAAACGCGTGACGCACATTGAATACACGGCGGAAGCCGCGGCACGCGATGCCGCGCCGATTAACGCATTTGCGCAGATTGAAGGTCTGCACGCGCATGGACGCGCGGCGATGTTGCGGCGGCGTTGA
- a CDS encoding nuclear transport factor 2 family protein — translation MSAAANQALAHAWIDAFNAHDVPRLIALYAEACTHTSPKLRAAGGEGCICGKAALASWWQGAMKTMPSLRYELLTVTANEARVFIEYTRHCDGQAPMAIAEVFDVADGHISASRVFHG, via the coding sequence ATGTCGGCCGCCGCCAACCAAGCCCTCGCCCACGCGTGGATCGACGCGTTTAACGCCCACGATGTGCCACGCCTGATCGCGCTCTACGCCGAGGCTTGCACGCATACCTCGCCCAAATTGCGCGCCGCCGGTGGCGAGGGCTGCATCTGCGGTAAGGCGGCGCTTGCCTCGTGGTGGCAGGGCGCCATGAAGACCATGCCCTCGCTGCGCTACGAGCTGCTCACGGTCACCGCAAACGAAGCACGCGTCTTTATCGAATACACCCGCCACTGCGACGGCCAAGCGCCCATGGCGATCGCCGAGGTGTTTGATGTTGCCGATGGTCACATTAGCGCGTCGCGCGTGTTTCATGGCTGA